A single Streptomyces sp. Edi2 DNA region contains:
- a CDS encoding Tn3 family transposase, with protein sequence MVFRLAVRSHEALTRARLVHADQYYLRAETIAAANARLIAAQAEVPIVKFWGNGLLASVDGLRFVVPVRTIRAAPSPKYFGFKRGITWPEGVLTEGNRTTA encoded by the coding sequence GTGGTGTTCAGACTTGCGGTGCGCAGCCACGAGGCCCTGACCCGGGCCCGGCTCGTGCACGCCGACCAGTACTACCTGCGCGCCGAGACCATCGCCGCGGCGAACGCACGGCTCATCGCCGCCCAGGCCGAGGTGCCCATCGTGAAGTTCTGGGGCAACGGCCTGCTCGCCTCGGTGGACGGACTGCGGTTCGTCGTCCCCGTGCGCACGATCAGAGCGGCGCCGTCGCCGAAGTACTTCGGGTTCAAGCGCGGCATCACATGGCCGGAAGGCGTTCTAACGGAAGGTAATCGAACAACTGCATGA
- a CDS encoding universal stress protein has product MSGLVVVGVDGSASSFAAVEAAAREARWRGAGLRLVHAFIWPAMHVSLGPSPLGPPEGGLRNMAERLLAEAEERARTVAPEVDVSRALLTGEPLTVLEAQSRAAELVVVGSHGMGGFVGLMVGSTAVHLAAHGRCPVLVVREQGESTGPIVVGVDGSSAAAGAVDFAFAEAALRGADIVALHAWTTWNTPMPPPPQDEAMPYANEPGALAAGEERLLSEALASHQETHPGVNVRREVVKGGTREALIEASRTAQLLVVGARGRGGFAGLLLGSVSQAMLHHAHCPVAVVRGTAGSP; this is encoded by the coding sequence ATGAGTGGTCTGGTTGTGGTGGGCGTGGACGGTTCGGCCTCTAGTTTTGCCGCGGTAGAGGCGGCGGCGCGGGAGGCGCGGTGGCGCGGCGCAGGTTTGCGGCTGGTGCACGCGTTCATCTGGCCCGCCATGCATGTGTCACTGGGCCCGTCGCCACTGGGCCCGCCCGAGGGCGGCTTGCGCAACATGGCCGAACGCCTGCTGGCCGAGGCGGAGGAGCGCGCCAGGACGGTGGCACCGGAGGTCGACGTATCCCGCGCTTTGCTTACGGGTGAACCGCTGACAGTCCTGGAGGCGCAATCGCGTGCCGCAGAGCTCGTAGTTGTCGGGTCGCACGGTATGGGAGGCTTCGTCGGGCTGATGGTGGGATCGACGGCCGTACACCTGGCAGCTCATGGCCGGTGCCCGGTCCTCGTCGTTCGGGAGCAAGGTGAGAGCACAGGACCGATCGTCGTGGGCGTCGACGGCTCCTCGGCCGCTGCCGGAGCGGTTGACTTCGCTTTCGCCGAGGCGGCACTACGCGGGGCCGACATCGTTGCTTTGCACGCTTGGACCACCTGGAACACGCCGATGCCACCACCGCCGCAGGACGAGGCGATGCCGTACGCGAACGAGCCGGGAGCGCTCGCCGCGGGGGAGGAACGTCTCCTGTCCGAGGCGCTCGCCAGCCACCAGGAGACGCATCCGGGCGTGAACGTGAGGCGCGAGGTTGTCAAAGGCGGGACGCGGGAAGCGCTGATCGAGGCGAGCCGCACGGCCCAGCTGCTGGTGGTCGGCGCGCGCGGACGCGGCGGTTTCGCCGGACTGCTGCTCGGATCGGTGAGCCAGGCCATGCTGCATCATGCACACTGCCCAGTCGCGGTGGTCCGCGGCACCGCCGGTAGCCCCTGA